In Cygnus olor isolate bCygOlo1 chromosome 12, bCygOlo1.pri.v2, whole genome shotgun sequence, one DNA window encodes the following:
- the LOC121076668 gene encoding uromodulin-like isoform X2, which yields MPTPGGLPDGGGQTHLQLQTWLHRGVVPRWLFPPDVVLKLACEEEHMKMMVRKEVFELLKIPRELVHLKNQACKVSEREEEGERFFAATLTGENHTACGSIIQQNSSHVSYSNVIESEREVRGSVISRSFQLEVHFSCVYAYEQVVKMPFALTAVDKLVQFVVKEGHFNVSMRLYKTPSYLQPYNLPTTAVPITDTLYAMLKIEGQHQLRYFLLSVEDCWATPSSDPYQDVRHELIEQGCPHDETVTYLNAIGESTTAKFSFQMFQFVGYSEVFLHCRVRLCLPDSPEPCAKQCPRHWRSKRALADDYNKIVSYGPIHLLAAPSLEAESHRSRADQQDVQEPSLWLPGGLILLCALGVFAVAAAAVSMRRQTL from the exons ATGCCAACACCAGGGGGACTGCCAGATGGTGGAGGACAGACCCATTTGCAGCTGCAAACCTGGCTTCACAGGGGCGTTGTGCCAAG ATGGCTTTTTCCCCCAGATGTTGTACTAAAATTGGCCTGCGAGGAAGAGCACATGAAGATGATGGTGAGGAAGGAGGTGTTTGAACTCTTGAAAATCCCCCGGGAACTTGTGCACTTGAAGAACCAGGCATGCAAGGtttcagaaagggaagaagagggcGAGCGGTTTTTTGCAGCCACTCTCACAGGTGAAAATCACACTGCCTGTGGATCAATAATTCAG CAAAACAGCTCCCATGTGTCATACTCAAATGTCATTGAGTCAGAGCGGGAAGTACGCGGGAGTGTGATCTCCCGGAGTTTTCAACTGGAGGTGCATTTCTCCTGCGTCTATGCCTATGAGCAGGTGGTGAAGATGCCCTTTGCTCTCACCGCTGTCGACAA GCTGGTGCAGTTCGTGGTCAAAGAAGGGCACTTCAATGTCAGCATGAGGCTGTACAAGACTCCCTCCTACCTCCAGCCCTATAACCTGCCGACCACAGCTGTCCCCATCACAGACACACTCTATGCCATGCTGAAGATAGAAGGACAGCATCAGCTCCGATACTTCCTCCTGAGTGTTGAGGACTGCTGGGCCACGCCAAGCTCAGATCCCTACCAGGATGTGCGGCATGAGCTCATTGAGCAGGG GTGTCCCCACGACGAGACTGTGACATACCTGAATGCCATAGGAGAGAGCACTACAGCCAAGTTCAGCTTCcagatgtttcagtttgtgGGGTACTCCGAGGTGTTCCTGCACTGCCGTGTCCGGCTGTGTCTCCCTGACAGTCCTGAGCCCTGTGCCAAG CAATGCCCCAGACACTGGAGGAGCAAGCGGGCGCTGGCGGATGACTACAATAAGATTGTCTCCTATGGGCCCATCcacctgctggctgctccttcCTTGGAAGCAGAGAGCCATCGTTCCAGGGCTGACCAACAGGACGTGCAGG AACCCAGCCTGTGGCTCCCTGGGGGCCTCATCCTGCTGTGTGCGCTTGGTGTGTTCGCTGTGGCTGCCGCAGCTGTCAGCATGAGGAGGCAGACGCTGTAG
- the LOC121076668 gene encoding uromodulin-like isoform X1 codes for MEGTVTYLLLVSALCLAVCEGNKSELVSPHSLREGFALRPKRNSDTCLLNPCQHQGDCQMVEDRPICSCKPGFTGALCQDVVLKLACEEEHMKMMVRKEVFELLKIPRELVHLKNQACKVSEREEEGERFFAATLTGENHTACGSIIQQNSSHVSYSNVIESEREVRGSVISRSFQLEVHFSCVYAYEQVVKMPFALTAVDKLVQFVVKEGHFNVSMRLYKTPSYLQPYNLPTTAVPITDTLYAMLKIEGQHQLRYFLLSVEDCWATPSSDPYQDVRHELIEQGCPHDETVTYLNAIGESTTAKFSFQMFQFVGYSEVFLHCRVRLCLPDSPEPCAKQCPRHWRSKRALADDYNKIVSYGPIHLLAAPSLEAESHRSRADQQDVQEPSLWLPGGLILLCALGVFAVAAAAVSMRRQTL; via the exons ATG GAAGGGACTGTGACATATTTGCTGCTGGTCTCTGCCCTATGCCTGGCTGTGTGTGAAGGCAACAAGA GTGAGCTGGTGAGCCCTCACAGCTTGAGGGAAGGTTTTGCACTGCGTCCCAAGAGGAATTCAGACACCTGCCTGCTGAACCCATGCCAACACCAGGGGGACTGCCAGATGGTGGAGGACAGACCCATTTGCAGCTGCAAACCTGGCTTCACAGGGGCGTTGTGCCAAG ATGTTGTACTAAAATTGGCCTGCGAGGAAGAGCACATGAAGATGATGGTGAGGAAGGAGGTGTTTGAACTCTTGAAAATCCCCCGGGAACTTGTGCACTTGAAGAACCAGGCATGCAAGGtttcagaaagggaagaagagggcGAGCGGTTTTTTGCAGCCACTCTCACAGGTGAAAATCACACTGCCTGTGGATCAATAATTCAG CAAAACAGCTCCCATGTGTCATACTCAAATGTCATTGAGTCAGAGCGGGAAGTACGCGGGAGTGTGATCTCCCGGAGTTTTCAACTGGAGGTGCATTTCTCCTGCGTCTATGCCTATGAGCAGGTGGTGAAGATGCCCTTTGCTCTCACCGCTGTCGACAA GCTGGTGCAGTTCGTGGTCAAAGAAGGGCACTTCAATGTCAGCATGAGGCTGTACAAGACTCCCTCCTACCTCCAGCCCTATAACCTGCCGACCACAGCTGTCCCCATCACAGACACACTCTATGCCATGCTGAAGATAGAAGGACAGCATCAGCTCCGATACTTCCTCCTGAGTGTTGAGGACTGCTGGGCCACGCCAAGCTCAGATCCCTACCAGGATGTGCGGCATGAGCTCATTGAGCAGGG GTGTCCCCACGACGAGACTGTGACATACCTGAATGCCATAGGAGAGAGCACTACAGCCAAGTTCAGCTTCcagatgtttcagtttgtgGGGTACTCCGAGGTGTTCCTGCACTGCCGTGTCCGGCTGTGTCTCCCTGACAGTCCTGAGCCCTGTGCCAAG CAATGCCCCAGACACTGGAGGAGCAAGCGGGCGCTGGCGGATGACTACAATAAGATTGTCTCCTATGGGCCCATCcacctgctggctgctccttcCTTGGAAGCAGAGAGCCATCGTTCCAGGGCTGACCAACAGGACGTGCAGG AACCCAGCCTGTGGCTCCCTGGGGGCCTCATCCTGCTGTGTGCGCTTGGTGTGTTCGCTGTGGCTGCCGCAGCTGTCAGCATGAGGAGGCAGACGCTGTAG